One window of Chryseobacterium indologenes genomic DNA carries:
- a CDS encoding T9SS-dependent M36 family metallopeptidase, which yields MKKIRLSVKLLLFCSLLSAGVISAQKYEQTIKDYVNSAQGSFQRVNPELKAFKIINVDPSVSLKGEVVGIQQTINDIPVFGSSANVLIRDGKVLSFTDTFIKTYPTAVKGKENSRKAALVAETVTKLNGLSSVKNIDGKESPIVANTVYFAKSGELILGYQFFVEEKGTGNVWNTIVSAEDGTILYQENTTLSCSFHDESFDHHTGSAQQNISTVFPANITAPNQQNPANFVLVPDNASYNVFAFPTEAPTFGARTLLTNPWDLTASPEGWHSDGTNHYTITRGNNAFAYTDENATNTPQFSPDGGANRAFDFPLDVTAAHTTYTSAAVTNLFYNSNKMHDVFYKFGFTESARNYQVNNFGNGGAGNDPVLAESRDGSGLNNANFNPGVDGTSGRMQMFLFSPAGNVRYLYYNSPSNYTARAPMATTANFGPQIMGNPPVTGDLALSTPADACTAVTAGSLTGKIAVVNAAGCGFAVKTKNLQNAGAVGVIQYHPSSNTPVGMGGTDATITIPTIMVGMSEGQFLVNELTNGTVGNATIKTTAVYKDASLDNGVISHEYGHGISNRLTGTGSSCLSYISSNEQMGEGWSDFFALMMTIRPGDTSAMARGVGSYVSGQTTTGGGIRPAKYSPDFAINDYTYGRTNGMKISTSISGIPVTVPDVHSIGFIWASMLWDLNWKYVDKYGYNSNVLADPNSGSAKVLQLVMDALKLQPCNPTFVQGRDAILAADQASTGGQNKCMIWTTFAKRGLGVNASAGALNGLEFGANQPLADISDQVEDFTVPAECLALAVKEVNNSKGISIYPNPVRNEFTIKTPSDMKLSGITTVSIYDFTGKLISQENVNLNKQNTISAEKLINGAYIVKVSNDSIDYSQKIIVSK from the coding sequence ATGAAAAAAATTCGACTTAGTGTTAAGCTGCTGTTGTTTTGTTCACTTTTAAGCGCAGGTGTAATATCTGCACAAAAATATGAACAAACAATTAAGGATTATGTTAATTCTGCTCAAGGATCATTTCAGAGAGTAAACCCAGAACTGAAAGCATTTAAAATCATTAATGTAGATCCTTCAGTAAGCTTAAAAGGGGAGGTTGTAGGGATACAGCAAACGATTAATGATATTCCTGTTTTTGGAAGTTCTGCCAATGTTTTGATCAGAGATGGGAAAGTATTGAGTTTTACTGATACTTTTATTAAAACTTATCCTACCGCTGTTAAAGGAAAAGAAAATAGCAGAAAAGCTGCATTAGTAGCCGAAACTGTTACAAAATTGAATGGCTTATCTTCAGTAAAGAATATAGATGGAAAAGAAAGCCCGATAGTGGCTAATACTGTTTACTTTGCAAAAAGTGGGGAGCTGATCCTTGGTTATCAGTTTTTTGTTGAAGAAAAAGGAACGGGTAATGTCTGGAATACCATTGTAAGTGCAGAGGATGGCACTATTTTATACCAGGAAAATACCACTTTATCATGTAGTTTTCACGATGAATCCTTCGATCATCATACAGGATCAGCCCAACAAAATATTTCGACAGTTTTTCCTGCCAATATAACTGCTCCAAATCAGCAGAACCCTGCCAATTTCGTATTAGTACCGGATAATGCATCTTATAATGTGTTTGCATTTCCTACAGAAGCGCCTACATTTGGTGCAAGAACATTATTAACAAATCCGTGGGATCTGACAGCTTCACCGGAAGGTTGGCATTCTGACGGTACCAACCATTATACAATAACAAGAGGGAATAATGCCTTTGCATATACTGATGAGAATGCTACTAATACACCACAGTTCTCTCCTGATGGAGGGGCAAACAGAGCATTTGATTTTCCTCTAGATGTAACAGCCGCCCACACTACTTATACTTCAGCAGCTGTAACCAATTTATTCTACAATTCGAATAAAATGCATGATGTATTCTATAAATTCGGATTTACGGAATCTGCAAGGAATTATCAGGTAAACAATTTTGGAAACGGAGGTGCAGGTAACGATCCTGTTCTTGCAGAATCAAGGGATGGAAGTGGTCTTAATAATGCCAACTTTAACCCAGGGGTTGATGGAACAAGCGGAAGAATGCAGATGTTCCTTTTCTCACCAGCTGGAAACGTAAGATATCTTTATTATAACTCGCCATCCAATTATACTGCCAGAGCGCCAATGGCTACTACTGCTAATTTTGGTCCTCAGATTATGGGTAATCCTCCAGTAACAGGAGATCTTGCTCTTTCAACCCCAGCTGATGCATGTACTGCAGTTACGGCCGGAAGTCTAACAGGAAAGATTGCAGTAGTAAATGCTGCAGGATGTGGTTTTGCTGTCAAAACAAAGAATTTACAGAATGCAGGAGCAGTAGGGGTTATACAATATCACCCATCAAGTAACACACCTGTAGGAATGGGAGGAACTGATGCTACAATCACAATTCCTACCATTATGGTGGGCATGTCAGAAGGTCAGTTTCTAGTGAATGAGTTGACGAACGGTACTGTTGGAAATGCAACCATCAAAACGACTGCGGTTTATAAAGATGCGAGTTTAGATAATGGAGTAATCAGTCACGAATATGGACATGGTATTTCTAACCGACTTACAGGAACAGGTAGCTCTTGTTTATCTTATATTTCGTCTAATGAACAAATGGGAGAAGGGTGGTCTGATTTCTTTGCTTTGATGATGACAATCAGACCTGGGGATACTTCTGCTATGGCCAGAGGAGTAGGAAGCTATGTTTCAGGACAAACTACCACTGGTGGAGGAATAAGACCTGCAAAATATTCACCGGATTTTGCCATTAATGATTATACCTATGGACGCACAAATGGAATGAAAATAAGCACAAGTATTTCAGGAATTCCTGTTACAGTGCCGGATGTTCACAGTATTGGTTTTATCTGGGCAAGTATGCTTTGGGACCTTAACTGGAAGTATGTGGATAAATATGGATATAACAGTAATGTTCTTGCTGACCCTAACAGCGGAAGCGCAAAAGTTTTACAGTTGGTAATGGATGCTCTTAAATTACAGCCATGTAATCCTACTTTTGTACAGGGAAGAGATGCAATTCTTGCTGCTGATCAGGCATCTACGGGAGGACAAAATAAATGTATGATCTGGACTACTTTCGCTAAACGAGGACTGGGAGTAAATGCTTCTGCGGGAGCTCTTAACGGGCTGGAATTCGGTGCCAATCAACCTTTGGCAGACATAAGCGATCAAGTGGAAGATTTTACTGTTCCTGCAGAATGTTTGGCATTAGCCGTAAAAGAAGTCAACAATTCTAAAGGAATATCCATCTATCCAAATCCTGTAAGAAATGAATTTACGATAAAAACTCCATCCGATATGAAATTATCAGGAATTACTACGGTTTCTATTTATGATTTTACAGGAAAACTAATTTCGCAGGAAAACGTTAATCTTAATAAGCAGAATACCATCAGCGCAGAAAAACTAATCAATGGTGCTTATATAGTGAAAGTAAGCAATGACTCAATTGATTATTCTCAAAAGATTATTGTTTCTAAATAA
- a CDS encoding alpha/beta hydrolase, with the protein MKKLLTLCFTVCFLLSFSQDRKEIGNTFIKTLLVDKNIEKAHSYFDPSIAGQIPVDQLKAVTEQLQGQIGSFKTVLEVNNEGNIYYYYSEFEKAKLDVQLTFGENNKMFGFFLVPHKPFEKRDEKTTLKIKSDALELNGTLLIPTSSNDKKKLVIFVHGSGAHDRDETVGENKPFKDIAEYLLNNGIASYRYDKRTYTYPEAFNEKSTVEEETINDAVNVAQYFKSSVDYKGYQIIILGHSQGAYLMPEIAEEAQVSKYVFMAGNARPLQDLLIEQYDYLHSIDPAKVPAEVVQEVKKQVAYLNSSQFSLSSPTSELPLGQSAAYWKYLKDYNQLNEVKKVKVPMFFAQGGRDYQVTEKDFNLWKETLKNDKTAVFKLYPTLSHLFIAGSGKPSPKDYETKGKVDEQFLKDLVQSILK; encoded by the coding sequence CGTATGTTTTCTATTATCCTTTTCTCAGGACAGAAAAGAGATCGGAAATACTTTCATCAAAACGTTATTGGTAGATAAAAATATTGAAAAGGCACATTCTTATTTTGATCCTTCCATAGCGGGGCAGATTCCGGTAGATCAGCTTAAGGCTGTTACAGAACAGCTCCAGGGACAGATTGGAAGTTTTAAAACAGTTCTTGAAGTGAACAATGAAGGGAATATCTACTATTATTATTCAGAGTTTGAAAAGGCCAAACTGGATGTCCAGCTTACCTTTGGAGAAAATAATAAAATGTTCGGTTTCTTTTTAGTTCCCCATAAACCATTTGAAAAGCGGGATGAAAAGACCACATTAAAAATAAAAAGCGATGCCCTGGAATTGAATGGAACTCTATTGATTCCTACTTCTTCCAACGATAAAAAAAAGTTAGTCATTTTTGTTCATGGTTCAGGAGCGCATGACAGGGATGAAACAGTGGGCGAAAATAAACCATTTAAAGATATTGCGGAATACCTTTTAAACAACGGAATTGCTTCCTACAGATATGATAAAAGAACATATACTTATCCGGAAGCATTCAACGAAAAGTCTACTGTAGAGGAGGAAACCATCAATGATGCAGTAAATGTTGCTCAATATTTTAAAAGCAGTGTAGATTATAAAGGGTATCAGATCATTATTCTAGGGCATAGCCAGGGAGCTTATTTGATGCCTGAAATTGCTGAGGAAGCTCAGGTTTCAAAATATGTTTTCATGGCGGGTAATGCCAGACCGCTACAGGATTTGTTGATAGAACAGTATGATTATCTTCATTCCATAGATCCGGCCAAAGTTCCTGCTGAAGTTGTTCAGGAAGTAAAAAAACAGGTAGCTTATTTAAATTCATCTCAATTCAGTTTAAGTTCACCGACATCAGAACTCCCGTTGGGACAATCTGCTGCCTATTGGAAATATTTAAAAGACTACAATCAGCTTAATGAGGTTAAAAAAGTAAAAGTTCCCATGTTTTTTGCACAAGGCGGAAGAGATTACCAGGTCACCGAGAAAGATTTCAACCTTTGGAAAGAAACATTGAAAAATGATAAAACAGCAGTGTTTAAATTGTACCCAACTTTAAGCCACTTATTCATAGCAGGTTCCGGAAAACCATCTCCAAAAGATTATGAAACAAAAGGAAAAGTTGATGAACAGTTTTTGAAAGATCTTGTACAGTCTATCCTGAAATAA